The Kribbella jejuensis region TTCGGTTCGCCCCGCTGTCCTGGACCCGCCGCTTCGGCTCTTACGAACGCTTGCCCTGGTCAACCAACCTGATCGTTGCCGAAGTTCTCGTCCGGCTGGCGAAGATCCGCCCCGGCCACCGCGTACTCGACCCGTTCTGCGGCACCGGCACGATCCTCCGCGCCGCCCACCGCCACGAGCCGACCGCACACATCGGCGGCGTCGACCACGACCACCTCGCCCTGCGACTGGCCGCCCGCAACGCACGCACTGCCCACGACCCGCGCCCCGCGGACCAAGGCCGGCGCCCCGTGGTTCAGGGCCCGCGCCTCGTGGTCCCGGGCGGGCGCCTCGTGGAGGGACGCGCGGAGCAACTTCCGCTACTCGACGGGTCCGTGGACCGGGTGGTGGCCAATCTGCCGTTCGGGAAGCAGGTCGGCAGTCATCGGGACAACCAACGGTTGTACCCTGCGATGCTCGAGGAACTCGAGCGCGTGGTGGTGCGAGACGGGCGGATCGTATTGCTGACCGAGGACAAGAGGCTGTTGCGGAACGCCGTACAGCGGAGTTCGTTCAAGGTCGTTCGCGAGCGGCTGTTCCGGTACAACGGGGCGACTCCGACAGCGTACGTACTATCCAGGACAGCCAACTCCCGATAACATCGCCAGATGGCGATCAAAGAGGCCGGAGCGTTGGCGGTGGCTGGATGTTTGTTTCACGGGTTCAGTGACGCGTCGCGTCTCGCGATCGTGCGGCATCTTGCGTTGGGGGAGCATCGTGTTGTGGACCTGACCGAGCATCTCGGGCTGGCGCAGTCGACAGTGTCTAAGCATCTGGCTTGTCTGCGGGACTGCGGGCTGGTCGAGTCGCGGGCCGAGGGGAGGGCGTCGGTCTTCAGGCTCTCTCATCCCGAGGCGACGATGGATCTCCTGTCCGCGGCTGAACGCCTGCTCTCACTCACAGGTGATGCCGTCGCGCTCTGCCCGATCTACGGCCTCGACGCATGAGTCACCCGGGTATGTCCCACGGTCCGGCGGGCGGCGAGCCGCTGCAGCTCGGAGGCGTCGGGTCGGCGTGGGTCGTCGATCCGGGCGAACGAGAGCGGCTCGGCCGCCGGGCTCGGCTCTTGGCGGCCGCTTCCGTCGCCTACAACGTGATCGAAGCCGTCGTCGCCGTGTCGTCCGGGATGATCGCGGGCTCGGTTGCGTTGGTCGGATTCGGCCTGGACTCGGTTGTCGAGGTGTCCAGTGGGTTGATCATTCTCTGGCAGTTCCGGCACCCGCTCCCGGAGTCCCGCGAACGCAAAGCCCTGCGCATGCTCGCGTTCTCGTTCTTTACGCTCGCCGCGTACGTCGGATTCGAGTCGGTACGCGCGCTCGTCAGCGGCAGCCACCCGGACACCTCGGGAGTCGGTATCGGCATCGCGATCGCGTCTCTGATCGTGATGCCGTTCCTCTCCTGGGCCCAACGCCGTACCGGCAAAGCGCTCGGCTCCAATGCAGTCGTCGCCGACTCGACCCAGACCCTGCTCTGCACCTATCTGTCCGCCGTGCTCCTCGTCGGCCTGCTCCTCAACGCCACCCTCGGCTGGTCCTGGGCCGACCCGATCGCCGGCCTCATCATCGCCGCCGTCGCCGTCCGCGAAGGCCTCGAAGCCTGGCGCGGCGAAGGCTGCTGCTCACCCCTCGGCGGCCCCTGCAAGGGCTAGAGGTCGAGGAGGCGGGCGCCGTTGTCCCAGCAGACTGCTCGTAGCCAGTCGTCGCCTAAGCCGAGGGCTTCCAGGGAGGAGAGTTGTACGGCGTACTCGTACGGGATGTTCGGGAAGTCGGAGCCGAGGACGATTCGGTCCTGGGCGTCGCGTAAGCGTGGGACCAGGTCGCGAGGAAACGGCATCATCGCCTCGACGAACGGGGTCAGGGCCATCGTGGTGTCCAGGTGGACGTTCGGGTACGAGGTGAGCGCGAGATGTTCGGCGTACTCCGGCATCCCCAAGTGCGCGATCACCGCGGTCAACGAAGGATGCCGGCGGAGGACCTCGCCCATCGGGCCCGGCCCGGTGTGCCGGCCGCGGATCGGGCCGGAGCCACAGTGCACGACGACCGGTACCGAGGCGTCGGCCAACTGGCCCCAGACCTCGTCGAGCTCGCCGGAGCGCGGGTCGTAGTCGCCGACCTGCACGTGCACCTTGAAGATCCGTGTGCCCAGTTCAAGGGCTTCACGCACATAGGAAGCGGCCGACGGCTCCGGGAAAAAGGTGCCGCTGGCAACACAACCCGGAGTGCGGGCGGCGAAGTCCCGCGCCCACGAGTTCAACGACTCGGCCATCCCCGGCTTGTGCGGATACACCAGCGCCGGAAACGCCCGCACGCCCAACGAGTCAAGCGTTTTCAGCCTTTCCTCGACCGACGTCCGGTACGTGATCGGCCAGTCTGTCCCGTAGTGCGTCGAGGCCTGGTCGAAGTACGCCCAGACGGCATTCATCACCCGGTCCGGCAGGAAATGCACGTGGACGTCGACCAGACCCTCCAGCCCGAGCCGCTGCCACCACCCGGGTACGTCGGCGTCACGCATCGGCCACCCAAAGGTCGGTGAGGCCCTTGAAGTGGGCGAAGAACTTCTCCTGCTCGTGCTCCGGGTACGTCGACGCGACCGTGTCACGGAGCAACCGTTCGAAGTCCGGACCGGCCACCCAGTCCCGCACCCGCTGAT contains the following coding sequences:
- a CDS encoding amidohydrolase family protein, with the protein product MRDADVPGWWQRLGLEGLVDVHVHFLPDRVMNAVWAYFDQASTHYGTDWPITYRTSVEERLKTLDSLGVRAFPALVYPHKPGMAESLNSWARDFAARTPGCVASGTFFPEPSAASYVREALELGTRIFKVHVQVGDYDPRSGELDEVWGQLADASVPVVVHCGSGPIRGRHTGPGPMGEVLRRHPSLTAVIAHLGMPEYAEHLALTSYPNVHLDTTMALTPFVEAMMPFPRDLVPRLRDAQDRIVLGSDFPNIPYEYAVQLSSLEALGLGDDWLRAVCWDNGARLLDL
- a CDS encoding ArsR/SmtB family transcription factor, with the translated sequence MAIKEAGALAVAGCLFHGFSDASRLAIVRHLALGEHRVVDLTEHLGLAQSTVSKHLACLRDCGLVESRAEGRASVFRLSHPEATMDLLSAAERLLSLTGDAVALCPIYGLDA
- a CDS encoding methyltransferase domain-containing protein, with protein sequence MLSVTDRLVLRTVDGAADLLTADLRAMASIHSIRQASVDTVECTLDGDLEELAACPLYSTVDIADPELSLRCGLLSTLDPSFHPTAGQGQVDRGTVRFAPLSWTRRFGSYERLPWSTNLIVAEVLVRLAKIRPGHRVLDPFCGTGTILRAAHRHEPTAHIGGVDHDHLALRLAARNARTAHDPRPADQGRRPVVQGPRLVVPGGRLVEGRAEQLPLLDGSVDRVVANLPFGKQVGSHRDNQRLYPAMLEELERVVVRDGRIVLLTEDKRLLRNAVQRSSFKVVRERLFRYNGATPTAYVLSRTANSR
- a CDS encoding cation diffusion facilitator family transporter; protein product: MSHPGMSHGPAGGEPLQLGGVGSAWVVDPGERERLGRRARLLAAASVAYNVIEAVVAVSSGMIAGSVALVGFGLDSVVEVSSGLIILWQFRHPLPESRERKALRMLAFSFFTLAAYVGFESVRALVSGSHPDTSGVGIGIAIASLIVMPFLSWAQRRTGKALGSNAVVADSTQTLLCTYLSAVLLVGLLLNATLGWSWADPIAGLIIAAVAVREGLEAWRGEGCCSPLGGPCKG